In Carettochelys insculpta isolate YL-2023 chromosome 11, ASM3395843v1, whole genome shotgun sequence, a genomic segment contains:
- the LOC142018799 gene encoding 2-epi-5-epi-valiolone synthase-like — protein MPVSEEILAKNASVMPEDPRQMDFQLVRVKNTWYRVQKGEALRNSEDKITISEAKIGKSVSDVGISWTIQAPISFHYKVVETCNLLEPTNSTLLLGHIIGPQQLDIVLNRERQQRRFIVMDQIVDEYYGSKVRKYFEANNVHYKILSLTTTEETKSMDLVLTILQEVHSFGIDRRKEPIIAIGGGVCLDIVGLAASLYRRRTPYIRVPTTLLAYVDASVGAKNGVNFLQCKNKLGGYTPPVATFLDRSFIQTIPRRHISNGLGEILKMALMKHKGLFDLLKSHGKYMLDTKFQSHNELVNHGDIALKTTRLAIETMLEELAPNLWEDDLDRLVDFGHLISPELEMKVLPSLMHGEAVNIDMAFMTFVAYERGLLTAEEKDDILQCMKGLELPVWHQDCSLHLIKKALVERLKHCGGQMRMPLPTGLGMAEIFNDISDDTLEKAFTLWSSECKTTVEDDFLIH, from the exons ATGCCAGTTTCTGAAGAGATCTTGGCCAAAAATGCCTCAGTCATGCCTGAGGATCCCAGACAGATGGATTTTCAGCTCGTGAGGGTCAAGAACACTTGGTATCGTGTTCAGAAGGGGGAAGCCTTACGCAACTCCGAAGATAAGATAACCATCTCAGAGGCCAAAAT AGGCAAAAGTGTTTCAGATGTTGGGATTTCCTGGACAATTCAAGCTCCTATCTCTTTCCACTACAAAGTCGTGGAAACATGCAATCTTCTGGAACCTACCAATAGTACACTCCTTTTGGGGCATATCATAGGTCCTCAGCAATTAGATATAGTCCTCAACAGAGAAAGACAACAAAGGCGTTTTATTGTAATGGATCAGATAGTTGATGAATATTATGGCTCAAAAGTGAGGAAGTACTTTGAAGCCAATAATGTTCATTATAAAATCCTTTCCCTGACCACCACTGAAGAAACCAAATCCATGGATCTAGTCCTAACTATCTTGCAAGAAGTTCACAGCTTTGGCATCGACCGGCGTAAAGAACCTATTATAGCAATTGGTGGAGGGGTTTGCCTGGATATCGTTGGCCTCGCCGCATCACTTTATAGGAGACGAACCCCTTATATTCGTGTCCCCACAACCCTGTTGGCTTACGTTGATGCCAGTGTGGGAGCAAAGAATGGTGTAAATTTCCTTCAGTGCAAGAACAAACTTGGGGGCTACACTCCTCCTGTAGCTACTTTTCTGGACAGATCCTTCATCCAGACTATTCCCCGTCGACACATCTCCAATGGTCTTGGGGAAATTTTAAAG ATGGCACTCATGAAACACAAAGGGCTTTTTGATCTTCTCAAGAGCCATGGAAAATACATGCTGGACACAAAGTTCCAGTCTCATAATGAGTTGGTCAATCATGGTGATATTGCACTCAAAACAACCAGGCTTGCCATAGAAACAATGCTGGAAGAGCTTGCTCCTAACCTCTGGGAGGATGACCTGGACAGATTGGTCGATTTTGGTCACCTCATCAGCCCAGAACTGGAAATG AAAGTTTTGCCATCACTGATGCATGGCGAAGCAGTAAACATAGACATGGCATTTATGACTTTTGTGGCCTATGAAAGGGGGCTTTTAACTGCAGAGGAAAAAGACGACATTCTTCAGTGTATGAAAGGTCTGGAGCTCCCTGTGTGGCACCAGGACTGCAGCTTGCATCTAATAAAGAAGGCCTTGGTGGAACGGCTGAAACATTGTGGAGGCCAGATGAGAATGCCTCTCCCAACTGGACTTGGAATGGCAG AAATATTCAATGATATCAGTGACGACACCCTAGAAAAAGCATTCACACTGTGGTCCAGCGAATGTAAGACAACAGTAGAAGACGACTTTCTGATTCACTGA